A window from Zonotrichia albicollis isolate bZonAlb1 chromosome 8, bZonAlb1.hap1, whole genome shotgun sequence encodes these proteins:
- the ERICH3 gene encoding glutamate-rich protein 3 isoform X3 yields MSAPQPRILETYNSLTDKHLVGYFSNARIRRHLQKSGLISRSGRIIPEKEYRLNAIRRDHQRHVQGCLADAIYHKVLDIEHHHQLGINRRLDCSARKETMESAKIERLMGQVSPMYAPHPPVAPRNHHALCPLVSGERTGRSLRRGPRLRFDYGDGRYYFRAKEPPVSKRQSSELKFRNPMDYMSGASPYRPSKRRRRRAAPVPPPRPHVGDRCIPGIRRGLPVERWFHSTTGFNEQFLINNTNGFPKSPLCSNALVTMIYLGKSKHVSLRDHKDEIKVYQQYCGTENICVYKGDLLEGDTFQFISKRYLGYPFSLTFFLNGLQVDRLSSCCEYRGFQTKRPCRLQRRNTYFRVLHVAGAPPCYRCFLAMGLDKKLYPPKKKLKFYSRAHMCSCSPYCAHSQPCDSNVLPKSIEDSVSLTIASQEDSVDTIDETLDSEQECCEEEEEEEEGEEIEGEIGEEVEEEAQTEDRSFVETEGTAQETTTQETTSESEYDEDFEDVEVNEEGQIGDQMNGMSKSSSNDKNRNIDYGKESETSSQKALQASDSEKDKRYSDDRDCEDDLPVFEDCKPVQEETAKATGNDHPVNSDPEPGDLCANEEEKNAANTEHSASGAADGRLLAEGRRSLDVQEAAARAGEATGPGQALEQDGAAGGDAGSGEAAGKAAGAGDALPQAGTGAALGESAPEEGTVAQERPPGKGTGPAVELGTEGSPGEQQVLAGGMDREVALGKAAAGTERPAGALPGGEAHRAVPQGQEGAGGTAEEEAADEGRKGAGGPPAEEEVGEPVSEAGEPLGQGGSAGKDTTVAAVSEGEDAGEDADVAATHGNARAVGPEGEKAVEEDFSEGEEALGKPGALWEAPGDMETGEAMSGGEGFVKPSQFSQLKVSEEEWMEMGKAVPGAAAALESAQALQRVEDTREESVEADKGPALEVAPGLGALGGARGDPVTEGSSQVEETLAVQEEEGAAEALWSGNPSEGSEAETERAVEGKPEGEAVGGSAGAAGAGSEDEEEATDGAAGSEEPAAGTEGWLRCGQAGGQGRCPGEGAAAGPCGSRAGEPGLVAIAVLGGQAGPGALPGAGGLGTGAMAQAGVTGAAPGAQSGAGAQPVSAAGGEPGGAGEGPAGAPAAAGPEGKREAAAGGEARAAGPAGARRPEPGTEPLGHAGGLGAGALGEQAAAETAPSSPGHGGVAARARGAGGEGLCPGTPPQPAATGTARGRHGRQEPGMERDAGQAGDEQPSAPENTREGEVAAVSASAGPAEQRKDGPVGGSPSVPAAADGGDRSCSSRQDSANPDPLIMSSEEDGEETLL; encoded by the exons ATGAGCGCCCCGCAGCCGCG TATTCTTGAAACCTATAACAGTCTTACAGACAAACACCTGGTTGGATATTTCAGCAATGCCAGGATAAGACGACATCTTCAGAAATCAGGACTG ATCTCCAGGAGCGGCAGAATCATACCGGAGAAGGAATACCGCCTCAATGCCATAAGGAGGGACCACCAGAGACACGTCCAGGGCTGCTTGGCTGATGCCATATATCATAAAGTCCTTGACATTGAG CATCATCATCAGCTGGGGATTAACAGGAGACTTGACTGTTCTGCAAGGAAAGAGACGATGGAGTCAGCCAAG ATCGAGCGCTTGATGGGACAAGTGTCCCCCATGTACGCCCCCCACCCGCCCGTCGCCCCCAGGAACCACCACGCGCTCTGTCCCTTGGTGTCCGGAGAGCGGACCGGGCGCTCGCTGCGG AGGGGACCCAGACTTAGATTTGATTATGGTGATGGACGTTATTATTTCCGAGCCAAGGAGCCTCCCGTCTCTAAG aggcagagcagcgaGCTCAAGTTCAGGAACCCCATGGATTACATGTCCGGTGCGTCACCGTACCGGCCCAGcaagcgccgccgccgccgcgcggccccggtgccgccgccgcgcccgcaCGTCGGGGACCGCTGCATCCCCGGCATCCGGCGCGGGCTGCCCGTCGAGAGATGGTTCCACTCCACCACGGGCTTCAATGAGCAGTTCTTGATCAAT aatACCAATGGGTTCCCCAAGTCCCCATTATGCAGCAATGCCCTGGTCACCATGATCTACCTAGGAAAGAGTAAGCACGTGTCGCTCCGTGATCACAAGGATGAAATCAAAGTCTATCAGCAATACTGTGGaacagaaaacatttgtgtCTATAAAGGCGACCTGTTGGAAGGAG ACACCTTCCAGTTCATCTCTAAGAGGTACCTTGGTTACCCGTTCAGCCTCACCTTTTTCCTGAACGGGCTCCAAGTTGACAGGCTGAGCTCTTGCTGTGAGTACAGAGGCTTTCAGACCAAGAGGCCTTGCCGGCTGCAGCGCAGAAACACCTACTTCAGGGTGCTCCACGTGGCAGGAGCCCCTCCTTGCTACAG GTGCTTTCTTGCGATGGGTCTGGACAAAAAGCTATACCCTCCCAAGAAGAAGCTGAAGTTCTACTCGAGGGCGCACatgtgctcctgctctccttACTGCGCGCACAGCCAGCCCTGTGACAGCAACGTGCTGCCCAAATCCATTGAAGACTCGGTGTCGCTCACCATAGCCAGCCAAGAGGACAGCGTGGACACTATCGACGAAACACTCGACTCTGAACAGGAGTGCTgcgaggaagaagaagaagaagaagaaggagaagaaatagaaggaGAAATAGGAGAAGAAGTAGAAGAAGAAGCACAAACAGAAGACCGATCTTTTGTGGAGACCGAAGGCACCGCTCAGGAAACCACCACTCAGGAAACCACCAGTGAAAGTG AATATGATGAAGATTTTGAAGATGTGGAAGTTAATGAAGAGGGACAGATTGGTGATCAAATGAATGGAATGTCAAAGTCATCCTCAAATGATAAAAACCGTAATATAGACTATGGAAAGGAGAGTGAAACCTCATCTCAGAAGGCACTGCAGGCCTCTGACAGTGAGAAAGATAAAAGATATTCTGATGACAGGGACTGTGAAGATGATCTACCAG TTTTTGAAGACTGCAAACCAGTCCAGGAGGAAACAGCAAAAGCAACTGGAAATGATCATCCTGTGAATTCTGACCCTGAGCCTGGTGATTTGTGTGCCaatgaggaagaaaagaatGCAGCAAATACAGAGCATAGTGCCAGTGGAG CAGCAGATGGAAGGCTCCTGGCAGAAGGGAGGAGAAGCCTGGAtgtgcaggaggcagcagcacgaGCCGGGGAGGCGACAGGGCCGGGACAAGCCCTggagcaggatggggctgctgggggagaTGCTGGCAGCGGAGAGGCcgcaggaaaagctgcaggggcaggggatGCACTGCCCCAGGCAGGCACGGGGGCTGCGCTGGGGGAATCCGCGCCTGAGGAGGGCACCGTGGCACAGGAACGGCCCCCAGGAAAGGGAACAGGGCCGGCAGtggagctgggcacagaggggtcgcctggggagcagcaggtgcTGGCGGGGGGCATGGAcagagaggtggcactgggcaAGGCCGCAGCTGGCACAGAGAGGCCAGCTGGGGCGCTGCCAGGGGGGGAGGCACACAGAGCCGtgccccaggggcaggagggggcTGGCGGCACCgctgaggaggaggctgcagacGAAGGCCGCAAAGGAGCAGGAGGGCccccagcagaggaggaggtgGGCGAGCCAGTGTCCGAGGCAGGGGAGCCCCTGGGGCAAGGAGGGTCTGCAGGGAAGGACACGACGGTGGCGGCTGTGTCAGAGGGAGAGGACGCTGGGGAGGATGCTGATGTGGCAGCTACACATGGGAATGCCAGAGCTGTGGGCCCTGAAGGAGAAAAGGCTGTTGAAGAAGACTTTTCTGAAGGGGAGGAGGCTTTGGGGAAGCCTGGGGCTCTCTGGGAAGCACCAGGGGATATGGAAACAGGAGAGGCAATGTCTGGAGGGGAAGGGTTTGTTAAGCCAAGTCAGTTTTCCCAGCTGAAAGTGTCAGAGGAAGAGTGGATGGAGATGGGGAaagctgtcccaggagctgcagcagcacttgaGAGTGCTCAGGCTCTCCAGAGAGTGGAGGACACGAGAGAAGAGTCTGTGGAGGCTGACAAGGGTCCTGCACTGGAAGTGGCACCTGGGTTAGGAGCACTGGGGGGTGCTCGGGGGGATCCTGTCACTGAGGGGTCATCACAGGTGGAGGAGACACTGgcagtgcaggaggaggagggcgcAGCAGAAGCACTTTGGAGTGGAAACCCATCTGAGGGCAGCgaagcagagacagagagagcagTGGAAGGAAAGCCCGAAGGAGAGGCGGTGGGAGGGTCTGCAGGGGCGGCCGGAGCGGGCTCGGAGGATGAAGAGGAGGCCACAGATGGAGCAGCAGGTTCAGAGGAGCCGGCAGCGGGGACAGAGGGGTGGCTGAGGTGTGGGCAAGCGGGAGGGCAGGGGAGGTGTCCCGGGGAgggcgcggcggcggggccgtgcGGGAGCCGGGCCGGGGAGCCGGGGCTGGTGGCCATCGCAGTGCTGGGCGGGCAGGCCGGGCCCGGAGCGCTGCCCGGGGCTGGcgggctgggcactggggccaTGGCACAGGCCGGGGTGACGGGAGCGGCGCCGGGGGCAcagagtggggcaggggcacagccggtgtcggcggcgggcggggagcCGGGGGGCGCCGGGGAAGGGCCGGCCGGGGCACCCGCGGCCGCTGGGCCCGAGGGGAAGCGGGAGGCGGCAGCAGGGGGCGAGGCGCGGGCCGCGGGGCCGGCCGGAGCACGGCGGCCGGAGCCGGGCACGGAGCCGCTCGGGCACGCAGGGGGGCTCGGAGCGGGGGCGCTGGGGGAGCAGGCCGCTGCAGAGACCGCCCcgagcagccccgggcacgggggAGTGGCAGCGAGGGCGAGAGGAGCGGGAGGCGAGGGGCTGTGCCCGGGCACCCCGCCACAGCCGGCAGCCACAGGGACAGCGCGGGGCAGGCACGGGCGGCAGGAGCCGGGCATGGAGCGGGATGCAGGGCAAGCCGGGGACGAGCAGCCGAGTGCCCCTGAGAACACCAGAGAGGGCGAGGTGGCCGCTGTGTCGGCCAGTGCCGGGCCCGCGGAGCAGAGGAAGGACGGCCCCGTCGGAGGGAGCCCGAGTGTCCCGGCAGCCGCTGACGGGGGCGACAGGAGCTGCAGTTCCCGTCAG GATAGTGCAAACCCAGACCCACTCATCATGTCGTCAGAAGAGGATGGGGAAGAAACCCTGCTctga